In one Pseudomonas sp. R84 genomic region, the following are encoded:
- a CDS encoding BRCT domain-containing protein, whose product MTLNEPVERKSPLDIASVVMHGICPCDRQKGVKRMSTLKFSYRDAKGDLSQRELIQWSENSVYIQGRSASDTFPKTYRKDRIIEVLLGAELLLKEAAPPSPRLQHDRKPPALVASEAASQTPDPKMSPGRINQILFTGFAAAQRAELEQKALEYGLKVMSTAGKTLTFLCYGENAGPTKVSKALEAGAFIINSEQFLNLITTGEIP is encoded by the coding sequence ATGACCCTCAACGAGCCTGTTGAAAGGAAATCACCTCTCGATATAGCCAGCGTAGTTATGCATGGAATTTGCCCATGTGATCGTCAGAAGGGAGTGAAACGGATGTCGACTCTAAAATTCAGCTATAGAGATGCAAAGGGCGATTTAAGTCAGCGGGAGTTGATTCAATGGTCAGAGAATTCGGTTTACATTCAAGGACGATCGGCCAGCGATACCTTTCCTAAAACCTATCGCAAGGATCGCATCATCGAAGTATTGCTTGGGGCTGAGCTGCTCTTAAAGGAGGCCGCTCCTCCTTCTCCGAGGCTTCAGCACGATCGAAAGCCACCGGCGCTCGTTGCTTCAGAAGCCGCTTCGCAAACGCCTGATCCGAAAATGTCACCGGGTAGGATCAATCAAATTCTTTTCACTGGGTTCGCAGCTGCACAACGGGCTGAGCTTGAGCAAAAGGCACTGGAATATGGGTTGAAGGTCATGAGTACGGCAGGCAAGACGCTGACGTTTCTTTGTTATGGTGAAAATGCGGGGCCAACCAAAGTTTCCAAGGCACTTGAGGCTGGAGCTTTCATCATCAACTCAGAGCAATTCTTGAATCTGATCACAACGGGAGAAATCCCCTGA
- the uca gene encoding urea carboxylase, translating to MFEKVLIANRGAIACRILRTFESLQVKGVAVYSEADVASLHILHADEAHSLGEGAAAGTYLAVEKILAIAKQSGATAIHPGYGFLSENAAFAEACETQNIAFIGPTPEQLRVFGLKHTARALAKQHGVPMLEGTELLDSLDAALIAGEQVGYPVMLKSTAGGGGIGMRVCRCAIELSESFEAVKRLGQNNFSDAGVFIEKYIQRARHLEVQVFGDGRGEVIALGVRDCSVQRRNQKVLEETPAPNLPDGMADALCAAAIKLAKAVNYRSAGTVEFVFDSEAQRFYFLEVNTRLQVEHGVTEQVWGVDLVRWMVELAAGDLPPLSDLYRELNPEGHAIQARLYAEDPGRDFQPSPGLLTAVEFPPANGIQLRIDTWVEAGCEIPPYFDPMIAKVITWAPTREQARAELHQALRESLLYGVETNRDYLRQILLDTPFASGEPWTRCLESLVYRANTFEVLSAGTQTSVQDYPGRLGYWAVGVPPSGPMDSRALRLGNRLLGNAEGAAALEITMSGPLLRFNCEAVVAVTGAQIALTLEGASVPMNTALLIPAGATLHLGSISGAGARSYLCLRGGLQVPDYLGSKSTFTLGQFGGHGGRALRAGDVLHVPALADRSSGQQLALQHIFKLPAVRQIRVIYGPHAAPEYFTENYIGTFFETQWEVHFNSSRTGVRLIGPKPEWVRADGGEAGLHPSNIHDNPYAIGAVDFTGDMPVILGQDGPSLGGFVCPVTVIEADLWQLGQLKAGDKIQFIPVDLKTARDLALKWDLPCGSEPAREGDISDTSELIDPPHSRAGSLPQGLMSPVVLDLGQGDRRLVARVSGDTHLLLEIGEPELNLVLRFRAHALMQALEHKSLHGVIDLTPGIRSLQIHYQPEQLPLADLLGIIAGEWDAVCAANDLKVPSRIVHLPLSWDDPACQLAIEKYMTTVRKDAPWCPSNLEFIRRINDLPNLDEVQRTVFDASYLVMGLGDVYLGAPVATPLDPRHRLVTTKYNPARTWTAENSVGIGGAYMCVYGMEGPGGYQFVGRTLQMWNRYREVAAFDGKPWLLRFFDQIRFYPVSAEELLRIRRDFPLGRFDLNIEHSQLNLAEYQTFLNREAESISAFRAQQQGAFNAERERWIASGQAHFDSEEAVAELTEDASLADGEHSVDSHIAGNLWQVQVEAGSRVAAGDVLVILESMKMEIPVLAPMAGVVREIRVQPGSAVRAGQRVVVLALD from the coding sequence ATGTTCGAAAAAGTCCTCATCGCCAACCGTGGCGCCATCGCCTGCCGCATCCTGCGCACCTTTGAATCTTTGCAGGTGAAAGGCGTGGCCGTGTATTCCGAAGCCGACGTCGCCAGCCTGCACATCCTGCACGCCGATGAAGCGCACAGCCTCGGTGAAGGCGCTGCTGCCGGCACTTATCTGGCCGTCGAAAAGATCCTCGCCATTGCCAAACAAAGCGGCGCCACGGCGATCCATCCCGGCTACGGTTTTCTGTCAGAGAACGCCGCGTTCGCCGAAGCCTGCGAAACGCAGAACATCGCCTTCATCGGTCCAACGCCCGAACAACTGCGCGTGTTCGGCCTCAAGCACACCGCCCGCGCCCTCGCCAAACAACACGGCGTACCGATGCTCGAAGGCACCGAACTGCTCGACAGCCTCGACGCCGCGCTGATTGCCGGCGAACAGGTCGGCTACCCGGTCATGCTGAAAAGCACCGCCGGCGGTGGCGGCATCGGCATGCGTGTATGCCGATGCGCCATTGAATTAAGCGAATCGTTTGAAGCGGTAAAACGTCTCGGCCAGAACAACTTCAGCGACGCCGGTGTGTTTATCGAGAAGTACATCCAGCGCGCCCGGCACCTGGAAGTGCAGGTGTTCGGTGACGGTCGCGGTGAGGTCATCGCCCTCGGCGTGCGCGACTGCTCGGTGCAGCGGCGCAATCAGAAAGTCCTCGAAGAAACCCCGGCGCCGAACCTGCCGGACGGCATGGCCGATGCGCTGTGCGCGGCAGCGATCAAACTGGCGAAAGCGGTGAATTATCGCAGCGCCGGCACAGTGGAATTCGTTTTCGACAGCGAGGCGCAACGCTTCTATTTTCTCGAAGTGAACACGCGCTTGCAGGTGGAGCATGGCGTCACCGAACAGGTCTGGGGCGTCGATCTGGTGCGCTGGATGGTTGAGCTGGCGGCGGGAGATTTGCCGCCGCTGAGCGACTTGTATCGTGAGCTGAACCCCGAGGGCCATGCGATTCAGGCGCGGTTGTACGCGGAGGATCCAGGGCGCGATTTTCAGCCCAGCCCGGGCTTGCTGACGGCAGTGGAATTTCCACCGGCCAACGGCATTCAACTGCGCATCGATACCTGGGTCGAGGCCGGCTGCGAGATCCCGCCGTATTTCGATCCGATGATCGCCAAGGTCATCACCTGGGCGCCGACTCGCGAACAGGCGCGTGCCGAGTTGCATCAAGCGCTGCGCGAGAGTCTGTTGTATGGCGTGGAAACCAACCGCGATTACCTGCGGCAGATTCTCCTCGACACGCCGTTCGCCAGCGGTGAACCGTGGACCCGTTGCCTGGAAAGTCTGGTTTATCGCGCCAACACTTTCGAAGTGCTCAGCGCCGGCACACAAACCAGCGTGCAGGACTATCCCGGCCGCCTCGGTTATTGGGCCGTTGGTGTGCCGCCGTCGGGGCCGATGGACAGTCGCGCGCTGCGCCTGGGCAATCGCTTGCTTGGCAATGCTGAAGGTGCGGCGGCGCTGGAAATCACCATGAGCGGACCTTTGTTGCGCTTCAATTGTGAAGCGGTGGTCGCGGTGACCGGCGCGCAGATTGCCCTGACGCTTGAAGGTGCAAGCGTGCCGATGAATACCGCCCTGCTGATCCCGGCGGGTGCGACGTTGCATCTGGGCAGCATCAGCGGCGCCGGGGCACGCAGTTATCTGTGCCTGCGCGGCGGTTTGCAGGTGCCGGATTATCTGGGCAGCAAAAGCACTTTCACCCTCGGCCAGTTTGGTGGGCATGGTGGTCGGGCGTTGCGTGCCGGGGATGTGTTGCATGTGCCTGCGCTGGCCGACCGTAGCAGCGGTCAACAACTGGCACTCCAGCACATTTTCAAGTTGCCGGCGGTGCGGCAGATTCGGGTGATTTACGGCCCGCACGCTGCGCCGGAATATTTCACCGAAAATTACATCGGCACTTTTTTTGAAACCCAGTGGGAAGTGCATTTCAATTCCAGCCGCACCGGTGTACGGCTGATTGGGCCGAAGCCGGAATGGGTGCGGGCCGACGGTGGCGAGGCCGGGTTGCATCCGTCGAATATTCACGACAATCCGTATGCCATCGGCGCGGTGGATTTTACCGGTGACATGCCGGTGATCCTCGGGCAGGACGGCCCGAGCCTTGGCGGGTTCGTGTGCCCGGTGACGGTGATTGAAGCGGATCTGTGGCAACTGGGGCAGCTCAAGGCCGGCGATAAAATCCAGTTCATCCCCGTCGACCTCAAGACCGCACGCGATCTCGCCCTGAAATGGGATCTCCCCTGTGGGAGCGAGCCTGCTCGCGAAGGCGATATTTCAGACACATCAGAATTGATTGATCCACCGCATTCGCGAGCAGGCTCGCTCCCACAGGGTTTGATGTCACCTGTAGTGCTGGATTTGGGTCAGGGGGATCGGCGGCTTGTTGCGCGGGTTTCTGGCGACACCCATTTACTCCTGGAAATCGGCGAGCCTGAACTCAATCTTGTTCTGCGCTTCCGCGCCCACGCCCTCATGCAAGCGCTGGAACACAAATCCCTGCACGGCGTGATCGACCTCACCCCCGGCATTCGCTCATTGCAAATCCACTACCAGCCGGAGCAACTGCCACTCGCCGATCTGCTCGGCATAATCGCCGGTGAATGGGACGCGGTGTGCGCCGCCAACGACCTGAAAGTACCGTCACGCATCGTGCATTTGCCGTTGTCGTGGGACGACCCGGCCTGCCAGTTGGCCATCGAGAAATACATGACCACCGTGCGCAAGGACGCGCCGTGGTGCCCGAGCAATCTGGAGTTCATCCGTCGCATTAACGACCTGCCCAATCTCGACGAAGTGCAGCGCACGGTGTTCGATGCCAGCTATCTGGTGATGGGCCTTGGCGACGTGTACCTCGGTGCGCCAGTGGCCACGCCGCTGGATCCGCGCCATCGTCTGGTCACGACCAAATACAACCCGGCGCGCACCTGGACCGCTGAAAACTCGGTAGGCATCGGCGGCGCCTACATGTGCGTGTACGGCATGGAAGGCCCCGGCGGTTATCAGTTTGTCGGGCGCACTTTGCAGATGTGGAATCGCTACCGCGAAGTCGCCGCGTTCGATGGTAAACCGTGGCTGCTGCGCTTCTTCGATCAGATTCGTTTCTACCCGGTCAGCGCTGAAGAACTGCTGCGCATCCGCCGCGATTTCCCGCTGGGCCGCTTCGATCTCAACATCGAACACAGCCAGCTCAACCTCGCCGAGTATCAGACGTTTCTCAATCGTGAAGCCGAGAGCATCAGCGCGTTTCGTGCTCAGCAACAAGGCGCATTCAATGCCGAGCGCGAACGCTGGATCGCCAGCGGTCAGGCGCATTTCGACAGCGAAGAAGCCGTGGCGGAATTGACTGAGGATGCGTCGCTGGCCGACGGTGAACACAGCGTCGACAGCCACATTGCCGGCAATCTCTGGCAGGTGCAGGTCGAGGCCGGCAGTCGCGTCGCAGCAGGCGATGTGCTGGTGATTCTCGAGTCGATGAAAATGGAAATCCCGGTGCTCGCGCCGATGGCCGGGGTGGTGCGCGAGATCCGCGTGCAGCCCGGTTCGGCGGTGCGTGCCGGACAACGGGTCGTGGTGCTGGCACTCGACTGA
- a CDS encoding pseudouridine synthase codes for MRVDRFLSNLPRYNRQQVRLLLVEKRVRIDGKVVSDPHSEVLEFSRVEVDDEVLQSGKPARYFMLHKPPGCVSATRDPQHPTVLDLIDEPDKDDLHIAGRLDFNTTGLMLITNDGAWSRRLTQPKTKLPKVYYVETEQEIGAQYASTFAEGIYFAFEDLTTQPAQLELLGPRSARLSIVEGRYHQVKRMFGFFNNKVLRLHRESMGPLLLDNALKPGEYRALRTEEIHLF; via the coding sequence ATGCGCGTCGACCGTTTCCTCAGCAACCTGCCCCGCTACAACCGTCAGCAGGTTCGCCTGTTGCTGGTGGAAAAACGCGTGCGGATTGACGGAAAAGTCGTCAGCGACCCGCACAGCGAAGTGCTGGAATTCAGCCGTGTCGAAGTCGATGACGAAGTCCTGCAAAGCGGCAAACCGGCGCGCTACTTCATGCTGCACAAGCCGCCGGGCTGCGTCAGCGCCACCCGCGATCCGCAGCATCCGACCGTGCTCGACCTGATCGATGAGCCGGACAAGGACGATCTGCACATTGCCGGGCGCCTGGACTTCAACACCACCGGTCTGATGCTGATCACCAACGACGGCGCGTGGTCGCGACGCCTGACCCAACCTAAGACCAAACTGCCGAAGGTCTACTACGTCGAGACCGAGCAGGAGATTGGCGCGCAATATGCGAGCACTTTTGCCGAGGGCATCTACTTCGCCTTCGAAGACCTGACCACGCAGCCAGCGCAACTGGAGCTGCTCGGTCCACGCTCGGCGCGGTTGAGCATCGTCGAGGGTCGCTACCATCAGGTGAAGCGGATGTTTGGTTTCTTCAACAACAAAGTCCTGCGCCTGCACCGCGAATCGATGGGCCCGCTGCTGCTCGATAACGCGCTAAAACCGGGCGAGTACCGCGCTTTGCGCACCGAAGAGATCCATTTGTTCTAA
- a CDS encoding urea amidolyase associated protein UAAP2 has protein sequence MSVAIATSQNQPDTAVYRATIPAGEPWLMEVKAGQTLRILDLEGNQAVDTLFYSLANPKERYDVQRTLRRQNSVYLSTGSVLYSNLGHAMLTIVADTCGRHDTLGGACAQESNTVRYALGKRYMHSCRDNYLRACAHDGRLGKGDIGPNINFFMNVPVTADGGLTFEDGISAPGKYVDLRAEMDVIVLISNCPQLNNPCNAYNPTPAELLVWN, from the coding sequence ATGTCAGTTGCTATCGCCACTTCGCAAAACCAACCCGACACAGCGGTGTACCGCGCCACGATCCCGGCCGGGGAACCCTGGCTGATGGAGGTCAAGGCTGGGCAGACGCTGCGCATTCTCGACCTGGAAGGCAATCAAGCGGTCGATACCTTGTTCTACAGCCTCGCCAATCCCAAGGAACGCTACGACGTGCAGCGCACTTTGCGCCGGCAGAACAGCGTCTACCTGAGCACCGGCAGCGTGCTGTATTCCAACCTCGGCCACGCAATGCTGACCATCGTCGCCGACACCTGCGGGCGCCACGACACCCTCGGCGGTGCCTGCGCGCAGGAGAGCAACACCGTGCGTTACGCCTTGGGGAAACGCTACATGCACAGCTGCCGCGACAACTACCTGCGCGCCTGCGCCCATGACGGCCGACTGGGCAAAGGCGACATCGGGCCGAACATCAATTTCTTCATGAATGTGCCGGTCACGGCGGACGGCGGACTGACGTTCGAGGACGGGATTTCGGCGCCGGGCAAGTACGTCGACTTGCGTGCGGAGATGGATGTAATCGTGCTGATTTCCAACTGCCCGCAGTTGAACAACCCGTGCAACGCCTACAACCCGACACCTGCGGAGCTGCTGGTATGGAACTGA
- a CDS encoding alpha/beta hydrolase encodes MRPEIAVLDIQGQYRVYTEFYRADAAEKTIILVNGSMATTASFAQTVKNLHPQFNVVCYDQPYAGRSKAHNRHEKHLTKDVEGQILLELIDHFAAEHVLSFSWGGAATLVALAQQPRRIERAVISSFSPVINAHMLDYLERGVDYLGQRDGDRVGHLVNNTIGKHLPSLFKRFNYRHVSSLAEHEYGQMHFHISDVLHSDRQCYLNAAKKINVPVLFLNGEWDEYTAAEDARLFGNHVAQSTFTTLQATGHFLDMEHKAACRDSQNALLGFLKPAQQTSRTRYSFVQDQHALAI; translated from the coding sequence ATGAGGCCAGAAATCGCTGTGCTGGATATACAGGGTCAGTATCGGGTTTACACGGAGTTCTATCGCGCAGACGCCGCAGAAAAGACCATCATTCTGGTCAACGGCTCGATGGCCACGACTGCGTCGTTTGCACAGACTGTGAAAAACCTGCACCCGCAATTCAACGTGGTTTGTTACGACCAGCCCTACGCGGGTCGGTCAAAAGCCCACAACCGCCACGAGAAACATCTGACGAAGGACGTCGAAGGGCAGATTCTGCTCGAGCTGATCGACCACTTCGCCGCCGAACACGTGCTGTCGTTTTCCTGGGGCGGCGCCGCGACCCTGGTCGCCCTCGCCCAGCAGCCACGGCGCATCGAACGGGCGGTGATCAGTTCGTTCTCGCCAGTGATCAACGCACACATGCTCGATTACCTCGAACGCGGCGTCGACTACCTCGGCCAGCGTGACGGCGACCGCGTCGGCCATCTGGTCAACAACACCATCGGCAAACACCTGCCGTCACTGTTCAAACGCTTCAACTACCGTCACGTCAGCAGCCTCGCCGAGCACGAATACGGGCAGATGCACTTCCACATCAGCGACGTGCTGCACAGCGATCGGCAGTGCTATCTGAATGCAGCGAAAAAGATCAACGTGCCGGTGCTGTTTCTAAACGGCGAATGGGACGAATACACCGCTGCCGAAGATGCACGCCTGTTCGGCAACCACGTGGCGCAGAGCACGTTCACCACGCTGCAAGCCACCGGGCATTTTCTCGACATGGAACACAAGGCCGCGTGCCGCGATAGCCAGAACGCCTTGCTCGGCTTTCTGAAACCGGCGCAGCAGACCAGCCGAACGCGTTACTCGTTTGTTCAGGATCAACATGCATTGGCTATTTGA
- a CDS encoding type II toxin-antitoxin system HicA family toxin codes for MAVFLIGQLVADGWYLVRIKGSHHHFKHPSKPGLVTVPHPKKDLLKKTAISILQQALL; via the coding sequence ATAGCCGTTTTTTTAATCGGCCAACTCGTCGCAGACGGTTGGTATCTGGTAAGGATCAAAGGAAGTCACCATCACTTCAAGCATCCGAGCAAACCAGGACTGGTCACCGTGCCACATCCAAAAAAGGATCTGCTGAAGAAAACGGCCATCAGTATTTTGCAGCAGGCGCTGCTTTGA
- a CDS encoding sensor domain-containing diguanylate cyclase, which yields MPLRSPLYSQRSLVLTLIALLGAGFLATSLLSYYASRASIRDNIVNTELPLTSDTVYSEIQKDLVRPILISSMMSRDTFMRDWVVNGEQNPEQMTRYLDEVMTHYGAYTAFFVSNASHTYYHAKGVLKQVKVDEPRDAWYFRVRDMKDPYEINVDPDLANKDNLTFFINYKVYDYHNRFIGAAGVGLTVDAVIKLIDKYQQRYQRSVYFVDTFGRLVLTGAEGGPEGAHIGQSLSELESMKSLVSQLPKPHSGSYEYSAHGQGHFLNVRFIPELNWYLFVDKREDGALSEIRQSLYLNLLICLLVTLIVLALLNRVIKRYQSKIQAQAILDSLTELPNRRGFDILAAQALHEAQRETKPLTALLLDLDHFKVLNDTYGHMAGDQVLIGFARDLQSCLRHADIVCRWGGEEFIVLLKDTDGDTGQKIAEKIRQHVEQHKYAYDGHRLHLTVSIGATTLQRDDTLHSLLSRADHAMYRAKQTGRNRTCVEMPHSTYA from the coding sequence ATGCCGCTTCGTTCTCCCCTGTACTCGCAACGCTCACTGGTTCTGACGCTGATCGCCCTGCTCGGCGCCGGTTTCCTTGCCACGTCGTTGCTCAGCTACTACGCCTCCCGCGCGTCGATCCGCGACAACATCGTCAACACCGAACTGCCGCTGACCTCCGACACGGTCTACTCGGAAATTCAGAAAGACCTCGTCAGGCCGATCCTGATTTCCTCGATGATGTCCCGGGACACCTTTATGCGCGACTGGGTGGTCAACGGCGAGCAGAATCCCGAGCAGATGACTCGTTACCTCGACGAGGTCATGACCCACTACGGCGCCTACACCGCGTTTTTTGTCTCCAACGCCAGCCACACTTACTACCACGCCAAAGGCGTGCTCAAGCAGGTCAAGGTCGATGAACCGCGCGACGCCTGGTACTTCCGTGTGCGCGACATGAAGGATCCGTACGAGATCAACGTCGACCCGGATCTGGCCAACAAGGACAACCTGACCTTCTTCATCAACTACAAGGTTTACGACTACCACAACCGCTTCATCGGTGCGGCGGGTGTCGGTCTGACCGTGGACGCCGTGATCAAGCTGATCGACAAGTATCAACAGCGCTATCAACGCAGCGTGTACTTCGTCGACACCTTTGGCCGACTGGTGTTGACCGGCGCCGAAGGCGGTCCGGAAGGCGCGCACATTGGCCAGAGCCTGAGTGAACTGGAAAGCATGAAGAGTCTGGTCAGCCAGTTGCCGAAACCGCACAGCGGCAGCTACGAATATTCCGCCCACGGCCAGGGCCATTTCCTCAATGTGAGGTTTATCCCGGAGCTGAACTGGTATCTATTCGTCGATAAACGCGAAGACGGCGCGTTGAGTGAAATCCGTCAGTCGCTGTACCTGAATCTGCTGATCTGCCTGCTGGTGACGCTGATTGTCCTGGCGTTGCTCAATCGCGTGATCAAGCGCTATCAAAGCAAAATCCAGGCGCAGGCCATTCTCGACAGTCTTACCGAACTGCCCAATCGCCGTGGCTTCGACATTCTTGCCGCACAAGCCCTGCACGAAGCGCAACGCGAGACCAAACCGCTAACGGCATTGCTGCTCGACCTCGATCATTTCAAGGTATTGAACGACACCTACGGGCACATGGCCGGCGATCAGGTGTTGATCGGTTTTGCCCGCGACCTGCAAAGTTGCCTGCGCCACGCCGACATTGTCTGCCGCTGGGGCGGTGAGGAATTTATCGTGTTGCTGAAGGACACCGACGGCGACACCGGTCAGAAAATTGCCGAAAAGATCCGCCAACACGTCGAACAGCACAAATATGCCTACGACGGCCACCGCCTCCATCTGACGGTGAGCATCGGCGCCACCACCCTGCAACGCGATGACACCTTGCACAGCCTGCTGTCGCGGGCCGATCATGCGATGTACCGAGCCAAACAAACCGGCCGCAATCGCACCTGCGTGGAAATGCCTCACTCGACTTATGCCTGA
- a CDS encoding cysteine-rich CWC family protein produces the protein MPDSDVKPDHCPACGARNDCSLADPRTADRECWCYGVSIDPAVLEALPPELRNQSCLCPRCAQVEAQLQAAKRPIP, from the coding sequence ATGCCTGATTCCGACGTTAAACCCGACCACTGCCCGGCCTGCGGCGCCCGCAACGATTGTAGCCTTGCCGACCCGCGCACCGCCGACCGCGAATGCTGGTGCTATGGCGTCAGCATCGACCCGGCCGTGCTTGAAGCACTGCCGCCAGAACTGCGCAACCAATCCTGCCTGTGCCCGCGTTGCGCGCAGGTCGAGGCGCAACTGCAAGCGGCCAAGCGGCCGATCCCGTAA
- the atzF gene encoding allophanate hydrolase, with the protein MNLQLDVLRQAYRNGDTTPRQLLPKLREKAAALNPDYHLFIHLLSVAELEPYLAALDGRELDSLPLYGVPFAIKDNIDLAGIPTTAACPDFAYVPERSATIVEQLMALGAIPLGKTNLDQFATGLNGSRSPYGACPNSVLTEYPSGGSSAGSSLAVALGVASFALGTDTAGSGRVPAALNNLVGLKASKGLISTAGVLPACRTLDCVTTFTATAREASQLLALTAKLDPRDEYSRRNPSWNDGSAFGAPRPFRFGVPRAQDLEFFGCVEGPLLFGDAIDRLKALGGEAVELDLSPFLEAARLLYEGPWVAERYSVAGELMEKNPEAVLPVIRAVLAKAPAVTGVQTFRAQYRLQALKALCDQALEGLDCVLTPTIGRPVTLAELHAEPVLRNSELGYYTNFMNLLDYAAVAVPSGFMANELPWGVTLFGRAFTDQYLLSLADAMQRQQDPTLPTPTNVARNDRARIVVCGAHLQGLALNWQLTQRGGRLLESTLSSPDYQLHALAGGPPLRPGMVRVKDGGVAIAVEVWELPSSELGSFLTGIPAPLGLGKVQLADGRWESGFICEPYGLEGAQDISHLGGWRAYLETRN; encoded by the coding sequence ATGAATCTGCAACTCGATGTTCTGCGCCAGGCCTATCGCAATGGCGACACCACACCACGTCAACTGCTGCCGAAACTGCGCGAGAAAGCCGCCGCGCTGAACCCGGATTACCACCTGTTCATCCACCTGCTCAGCGTCGCAGAACTGGAGCCCTATCTCGCCGCTCTCGACGGTCGCGAGCTCGACAGTCTGCCGCTGTATGGCGTGCCGTTTGCGATCAAGGACAACATTGATCTGGCGGGCATTCCCACCACCGCCGCGTGCCCGGACTTTGCTTATGTGCCGGAGCGCTCGGCGACTATCGTCGAGCAGTTGATGGCCTTGGGGGCGATTCCGCTGGGCAAGACCAATCTCGATCAATTTGCCACGGGACTCAATGGCAGTCGCTCGCCGTATGGCGCTTGTCCGAACAGCGTGCTGACGGAATATCCGTCCGGTGGCTCCAGCGCCGGTTCGTCGCTGGCGGTGGCATTGGGCGTGGCGAGTTTTGCCTTGGGCACCGACACCGCAGGCTCCGGTCGAGTGCCGGCGGCGCTGAACAATCTGGTCGGATTGAAGGCGAGCAAAGGTCTGATCTCCACCGCCGGTGTGCTGCCGGCGTGTCGTACGCTGGATTGCGTGACCACGTTTACCGCGACGGCGCGTGAGGCCAGTCAGTTGCTCGCGTTGACGGCAAAACTTGATCCGCGCGATGAGTACAGCCGTCGCAATCCATCATGGAATGACGGCTCGGCGTTTGGTGCGCCACGGCCGTTTCGTTTCGGCGTGCCGCGCGCACAGGATCTGGAGTTTTTCGGTTGCGTCGAAGGGCCACTGCTGTTCGGCGATGCCATTGACCGGCTCAAGGCCTTGGGTGGCGAAGCGGTTGAGCTGGATCTTTCGCCGTTCCTCGAAGCTGCGCGTTTGCTTTACGAAGGGCCGTGGGTTGCCGAGCGCTATAGCGTGGCGGGTGAGTTGATGGAGAAAAATCCCGAGGCGGTTTTACCGGTGATCCGCGCCGTACTGGCCAAGGCGCCGGCGGTGACCGGCGTGCAGACTTTCCGCGCGCAATATCGGCTGCAAGCCCTGAAAGCCCTGTGCGATCAGGCCCTCGAAGGCCTCGACTGTGTGCTCACGCCAACCATTGGCCGCCCGGTGACACTCGCCGAACTGCACGCCGAACCCGTATTGCGCAACTCGGAACTGGGTTACTACACCAACTTCATGAACCTGCTCGACTACGCCGCCGTCGCCGTGCCGAGCGGGTTTATGGCCAATGAATTGCCGTGGGGCGTGACGCTGTTTGGCCGGGCGTTTACCGATCAATATCTGTTGAGTCTCGCGGATGCGATGCAGCGCCAGCAGGACCCGACCCTGCCGACACCCACGAACGTTGCGCGCAACGATCGCGCACGCATCGTGGTGTGTGGCGCGCATCTGCAAGGGTTGGCGTTGAACTGGCAACTGACCCAACGAGGTGGGCGGTTGCTGGAATCGACGTTGAGCTCGCCGGATTATCAACTGCATGCGTTGGCCGGCGGCCCGCCGTTGCGGCCGGGCATGGTGCGGGTCAAGGATGGCGGTGTGGCGATTGCGGTGGAGGTGTGGGAATTGCCGAGCAGTGAGTTGGGCTCGTTCCTCACCGGGATTCCGGCGCCGCTTGGATTGGGCAAGGTGCAACTGGCGGATGGGCGTTGGGAGAGCGGGTTTATTTGTGAGCCGTATGGTCTGGAAGGTGCACAAGACATCAGTCATTTGGGGGGCTGGCGGGCGTATCTTGAAACTCGGAACTGA